The Nitrospirota bacterium genome includes the window CAAGACCTCCTCCTGGCAAGCCAGGCCGAGCGGGGGATGCGGCTTATTCAACCTGAAAGGGACTTAATTATCAAGGCACCTGACGCCAATATTATTGACCGGACTCACAAAAAGATCCGCTCTATATACACGCAGGCATACCATTGGGAACCGCCGCTATCATCTTCAATAGAAGGCTTGACCTCAACGAGTATGCGTGAATATGTAAAAGGGTGGATAACCGAATGGGACCTGAAACGTATAGATCCGCAGGTGCAGATAGATCTGGAATTTACAAATCTTAAGCAAGACTATACAGAGGACAAAAACCTCGAAGCATCTGAAGCAGAATAAGGTTCCTTTTATACCGACACCTTGCATGTAGCCGCAAGATACGTGATATAAGCCTTAACATCCGTTTCTGACAATTCATCAGGAGGCTTGTTTCGCAGGTAGCTCTGGAATTTGCGGCCCCAAGCCGTATAAGCTTTGAGCGTTTTTCGGGAATAGTGCCGTGTCTTGATCTCCGCGGCAAGACTCCCGATGATTTTGTCCCAGGCCGGAGACCCGGATTTCTCCAGACAACGCCATTCACTGTAACGTTTTCCCGCCGATGGGGGCGAAACAGGGAGCCTCGCAGCTATCGGCAGGCTGTGATGATCCCTGTCGCCTTTACTGCCTTTCCAGTATTGATTTGAGCAGGAGGGGTTTCATGATCCATTTTCCGCCTCTGACCGGGAATCCGGAAGAGGATACGTCATGTGATTTTTCCTCTTGCCCTAGAATAAACATCCTGCTATAGTCTGATGCTGTAACTGGATAATAACTGGTTACCTTTCAATAAATATAAATGGGAGACAATATGAATATCGGGGAAGAAATAGTCGCGGCCTATCTGCAATACATAAAGCACTGCGAGTTCATACAGCAAAATCTTTATACTCCGGATGTTCAAGGCGAAATTGACGTTGTCGGAATAAACCTCGAACCAAAGGAATTATATGTTTGTGAAGTTGCGATTCACTTGACGACAGGCTTGAGATA containing:
- a CDS encoding phage integrase N-terminal SAM-like domain-containing protein, with the protein product MPIAARLPVSPPSAGKRYSEWRCLEKSGSPAWDKIIGSLAAEIKTRHYSRKTLKAYTAWGRKFQSYLRNKPPDELSETDVKAYITYLAATCKVSV